The following proteins are co-located in the Chaetodon trifascialis isolate fChaTrf1 chromosome 14, fChaTrf1.hap1, whole genome shotgun sequence genome:
- the tmem229b gene encoding transmembrane protein 229b has protein sequence MVTLETSEAPVPLTALSRWYLYAIHGYFCEVMFTAAWEFVVNYNWKFPGVTSVWALFIYGTCILIVERMYLKLRGRCPVLLRCIIYTLWTYLWEFGTGLLLRQFNACPWDYSEFRYNFMGLITAEYAVPWFCASFIVERLVIRKTLRLRFHEGPEDGWSNHRLDAGGGRGAGGTVGGGRRRERSRGMGNDANGYLKGE, from the coding sequence ATGGTGACCTTGGAAACCTCGGAGGCTCCGGTACCTCTGACGGCGCTGTCGCGCTGGTACCTCTACGCCATCCATGGCTACTTCTGCGAGGTCATGTTCACAGCCGCCTGGGAGTTTGTGGTGAACTACAACTGGAAGTTCCCCGGCGTGACCAGTGTGTGGGCGCTCTTCATCTACGGCACCTGCATCCTCATCGTGGAGCGGATGTACCTGAAGCTGCGCGGCCGCTGCCCGGTGCTGCTGCGCTGCATCATTTACACTTTATGGACGTACCTGTGGGAGTTTGGCACGGGGCTGCTGCTGCGCCAGTTCAACGCCTGCCCCTGGGACTACTCCGAGTTCCGCTACAACTTCATGGGACTGATCACGGCCGAGTACGCCGTGCCCTGGTTCTGCGCCTCCTTCATCGTGGAGCGCTTGGTCATCCGCAAAACTCTGCGGCTGCGCTTCCACGAGGGGCCCGAGGACGGTTGGTCAAACCACCGGTTGGATGCTGGGGGCGGAAGAGGGGCAGGAGGAACTGTtgggggtgggaggaggagggagaggagcagagggatgGGAAATGACGCTAACGGCTATCTTAAAGGAGAATGA